The following coding sequences lie in one Cinclus cinclus chromosome 15, bCinCin1.1, whole genome shotgun sequence genomic window:
- the SHROOM4 gene encoding protein Shroom4 gives MERAEGRPGAPQYVHVQLQGGAPWGFTLRGGLEHGEPLIVSKVEDGGKAALSRRLQPGDELVNISGTPLYGSRQEALILIKGSYRTLKMVVRRKKRQGWALQSLPPQPLQLHPFPGCILTDSSSSGIRRQGRHRGIAQGAGVPRDCAGAQHHPWRSVPVLRPHSWHVTKLAESRPDVPTMHCPADAFSLSWPSGCDVSTDRSSSIGSMESLDHPSQACYEGDPSPVDQGMYHSKRDSAYSSFSASSIASDCALSLRPEEAMSIDSSLQGPCKAPDRRYLTTGAEPSPSWHPEAWRAPVPPQPPVRRDSLRAAPASRGDRHQASVSADMLHAKGRWISDTLLCQRDGEAEVVGRRTLAPYPTKSRLSADQYYMLSSHPDQCPAEPLLRKSMESDNQPYLDDSMYQVPDAMTTGGNPLLSPVKGHISHRHSAPEQLLASQLCSLQLGTNSERASPAPSGQRWTLSPLHPEGSQGGTTGAAQDPPHCSEPCCRPPPCRCFPELQQACGQDGQGASPSVGTEGPVEEESRGGARRAGGPPHRSAQMRRCSDRFATSLRNEIQRRKAQLQKSRNPGAPSPGEKPVEETEEPPEGSVLAEQSPALPECLSPTPSEDSRNTGRSADRGIPTPDTVPTSKGPPSPGQVVPTARGRWRWSPENKLQPQHSPSPSELEGYSQGPVACSSPPRGSDEAVLLPFADRRRFFEESSQPAPPRHTKPPAGDPGTFQPPGPEHRDVRRLSVDQPYNPPSPSRPGSAGPYAECCREQPHCYKPLGRPGELDYLRGFSYPYGVPLRPEPCHYCRGDPCPPPLPRGHTCRCHPVPWVRCRDFCCLAPHPGQEDSDAWPPRRAFVPEFPQDEWEPPGITRKVSQSISELSLYPLGFPRFRPFHTSLESTEPEWPPCYRATSTHDLLWDSDHLAHTPERPLDLLHRPLRGRAFSESHLNLEPASPWGHDQKDFFHAKLDPPSIPKKKGPPPPRPPPPNWEKYRQRRASKHPPDGAGHGSASSAAPVPVCSIAEAVRERSQSLTGEQKGPSWGHAARPPAPPGAWSRPKPPRSLRRTPGPDAANAEICRVSGAGEKQTKMKQSWEMEEQPQRLIQNQEQGCASPHGVGECSLSLHCGSGPALQEALKPGSGAVEGVSCQGSWPQPRCLDSEERLWDVAVRDHSLANVLAPLASPGTATEVMGELLVAGERQAWQKCLQQDWHLEALAQDRKGFEPISPPPRSAAISSSFPVHYGVAVGRAEPLNKVKALPEVVEGSSEDEEEVDHELVEKKLQLIESLSRKLVVLQEAQRGLQEDISANGALGEDVAARLQALCTPGEFDKYRLFVGDLDKVVNLLLSLSGRLARVETALGSLGPHAPAEDKLALREKQRLLVAQLEDAKELKEHVGRREEAVGAMVARYLPAEHLQDYQHFVKMKSALIAEQRELEEKIKLGQEQLRCLRESLGQASKDC, from the exons ATGGAGCGCGCCGAGGGCCGGCCCGGCGCCCCCCAGTACGtgcatgtgcagctgcagggggGCGCGCCCTGGGGCTTCACGCTGCGCGGCGGGCTAGAGCACGGCGAGCCCCTCATCGTCTCTAAG GTGGAGGATGGGGGCAAGGCTGCGCTGTCCCGCCGGCTGCAGCCAGGTGACGAGCTGGTGAACATCAGCGGAACGCCGCTGTACGGATCGCGCCAGGAGGCCCTGATCCTCATCAAGGGCTCCTACCGCACTCTGAAGATGGTCGTTCGCAG gaagaagaggcagggctgggcctTGCAGTCCCTTCCCCCCCAACCCCTCCAACTGCATCCATTCCCTGGCTGCATCCTGACTGACTCCAGCTCCAGCGGCATTCGGAGACAGGGACGGCACAGGGGCATTGCCCAAGGGGCAGGGGTCCCACGGGACTGTGCTGGGGCTCAGCATCATCCCTG GAGGAGTGTGCCCGTCCTCCGGCCCCATTCCTGGCATGTGACCAAACTTGCCGAAAGCCGCCCAGACGTCCCCACCATGCACTGCCCGGCTGATGccttcagcctctcctggcCCTCAGGGTGTGATGTCAG cactgaCCGGAGCAGCTCCATCGGGAGCATGGAGAGCCTGGACCATCCCAGCCAGGCCTGCTATGAAGGAGACCCCTCACCCGTTGACCAGGGCATGTACCACAGCAAGCGGGACTCGGCCTACAGCTCATTCTCTGCCAGCTCCATCGCCTCTGACTGCGCCCTCTCTCTCCGTCCTGAAGAAGCCATGTCCATCGACTCCAGCCTCCAAGGCCCCTGCAAAGCCCCTGACAGGCGCTACCTGACCACAGGGGCTGAGCCATCTCCCAGCTGGCACCCTGAGGCCTGGCGGGCACCTGTGCCTCCCCAGCCCCCTGTCAGGCGGGACAGCCTGCGGGCAGCCCCAGCTAGCAGAGGGGACAGGCACCAGGCATCGGTGTCAGCGGACATGCTGCATGCCAAGGGCCGGTGGATTTCTGACACCCTCCTCTGCCAGCGGGATGGGGAGGCAGAAGTAGTGGGCAGGAGGACACTGGCACCATACCCCACAAAGAGCCGTCTCTCTGCTGACCAGTATTACATGCTGAGCTCCCACCCAGACCAATGCCCAGCTGAGCCACTCCTGCGGAAGAGCATGGAGTCTGACAACCAGCCATACCTGGATGACAGCATGTACCAAGTGCCTGATGCCATGACAACAGGCGGCAACCCACTGCTGTCCCCTGTCAAGGGCCACATATCGCACCGTCACAGTGCTCCTGAGCAACTGCTcgcctcccagctctgctccctccagctGGGCACCAACAGTGAGCGAGCCTCACCAGCCCCTAGTGGGCAACGCTGGACCTTGTCCCCGCTGCATCCTGAGGGCAGCCAGGGGGGAACCACAGGGGCTGCCCAGGACCCCCCGCACTGCTCAGAGCCTTGCTGCCGCCCACCACCCTGCCGCTgcttccctgagctgcagcaagcCTGTGGGCAGGATGGCCAGGGGGCCAGCCCATCAGTCGGCACTGAGGGGCcagtggaggaggagagccGGGGAGGGGCCCGGCGGGCTGGGGGTCCTCCCCACCGCTCTGCTCAGATGCGCCGCTGCAGCGACCGCTTCGCCACCAGCCTGCGCAATGAGATCCAGCGGCGCAAGGCCCAGCTGCAGAAGAGCCGGAATCCTGGTGCACCTTCACCTGGTGAGAAGCCagtggaggagactgaggaacCCCCCGAGGGCAGTGTACTGGCAGAGCaatcccctgccctgcctgagTGTCTCAGCCCCACACCAAGTGAGGACAGCAGGAACACTGGCCGCTCTGCAGACCGGGGTATCCCCACTCCTGACACAGTGCCAACTTCCAAAGGGCCCCCATCCCCTGGGCAGGTCGTGCCAACAGCCAGGGGCCGCTGGCGCTGGTCCCCGGAGAACAAGCTGCAGCCACAACACTCGCCCAGCCCCAGTGAACTGGAGGGCTACAGCCAAGGCCCGGTGGCCTGCAGCTCCCCACCACGGGGCAGCGACGAAGCGGTCCTGCTGCCCTTTGCCGACCGCCGACGGTTCTTTGAGGAGAGCAGCCAACCGGCACCACCCAGGCACACCAAGCCGCCAGCAGGTGATCCCGGCACCTTCCAGCCCCCTGGCCCTGAGCACCGAGATGTCCGCCGCCTCTCTGTGGACCAGCCCTACAACCCCCCCTCACCCAGCcgccctggctctgctggccccTATGCTGAGTGCTgccgggagcagccccactGTTACAAGCCACTGGGGAGGCCAGGGGAGCTGGATTACCTGCGGGGCTTCTCCTACCCCTATGGGGTTCCCCTGCGCCCTGAGCCCTGCCACTACTGTAGAGGGGACCCGTGCCCACCGCCACTGCCCCGTGGCCACACCTGCCGCTGTCATCCTGTGCCCTGGGTGCGCTGCCGTGACTTCTGCTGCCTGGCCCCCCATCCTGGGCAAGAGGACAGTGATGCCTGGCCCCCCCGGAGAGCTTTTGTCCCG GAATTTCCTCAGGATGAGTGGGAACCACCTGGAATAACCAGGAAAGTCAGCCAGTCCATCAG TGAGCTCTCCCTCTACCCACTGGGTTTCCCAAGGTTTCGCCCATTCCACACCTCCCTTGAGAGCACCGAGCCAGAGTGGCCACCCTGCTACCGGGCCACATCCACGCATGACCTTCTGTGGGATAGTGACCACCTGGCCCACACGCCTGAGAGACCCCTGGATCTGCTGCACCGCCCACTACGGGGCAGAGCCTTCTCTGAGAGCCACCTCAACCTGGAACCTGCCAGCCCCTGGGGCCATGACCAGAAGGACTTTTTCCATGCCAAGCTGGACcctcccagcattcccaaaaagaAGGGCCCCCCACCTCCCCGCCCACCTCCGCCCAACTGGGAGAAGTACAGGCAGCGCCGGGCATCTAAACACCCACCAGATGGTGCTGGGCatggctctgcctcctctgctgccccagTGCCAGTCTGCAGCATTGCTGAGGCAGTGAGGGAGAGGTCACAGAGCCTCACCGGGGAGCAGAAAGGCCCGTCCTGGGGGCATGCTGCTCGCCCCCCGGCTCCACCAGGTGCCTGGTCCCGACCCAAGCCCCCCAGATCACTCCGCAGGACTCCTGGGCCCGATGCTGCCAACGCTGAGATTTGCAG GGTGTCAGGAGCTGGGGAGAAGCAGACAAAGATGAAGCAGTCCTGGGAGATGGAGGAGCAGCCCCAAAGGCTCATCCAGaaccaggagcagggatgtgccagTCCCCATGGGGTGGGTGAgtgttccctgtccctgcatTGTGGCTCTGGTCCTGCCCTGCAGGAGGCACTCAAGCCCGGTTCTGGGGCAGTGGAGGGGGTgagctgccagggcagctgGCCCCAGCCCCGCTGCCTGGACTCCGAGGAACGGCTGTGGGACGTGGCTGTCAGGGACCATTCCCTGGCAAATGTCCTGGCCCCCTTGGCTTCCCCTGGCACCGCCACTGAGGTGATGGGTgagctgctggtggcagggGAGCGACAGGCCTGGCAGAAGTGTCTCCAGCAGGACTGGCAcctggaggctctggcacaggacAG GAAAGGTTTTGAGCCCATCTCACCGCCTCCCAGGAGTGCTGCCATCTCCAGTTCCTTCCCAGTGCACTATGGTGTTGcagtgggcagagctgagccactCAACAAGGTTAAGGCACTTCCAGAGGTAGTGGAGGGGAGCtcagaggatgaggaggaggtggaCCATGAGCTGGTGGAAAAGAAG ctccagctgatcGAGAGCCTGAGCCGCAAGCtggtggtgctgcaggaggcacaacgggggctgcaggaggacatCAGTGCCAATGGAGCACTGGGTGAGGATGTGGCTGCCCGTCTGCAAGCCCTCTGCACCCCAGGGGAGTTCGACAAGTACCGCCTCTTCGTGGGTGACCTGGACAAGGTGGTCAacctcctgctctccctctcGGGGCGCCTGGCCCGGGTAGaaactgccctgggcagcctggggcCGCACGCCCCTGCTGAGGACAAG CTGGCTCTGCGGGAGAAGCAGCGGCTGctggtggcacagctggaggatgCCAAAGAGCTGAAGGAGCACGTGGGGCGGCGGGAGGAGGCAGTGGGTGCCATGGTGGCACGGTACCTGCCTGCTGAGCACCTCCAGGACTACCAGCACTTCGTCAAGATGAAGTCGGCCCTAATTGCTGAGCAGCGGGAGCTGGAAGAGAAGATCAAGCTgggccaggagcagctcaggtgcCTGCGCGAGAGCCTTGGCCAGGCCTCCAAGGACTGCTAG